Proteins encoded in a region of the Bacillus sp. T3 genome:
- the ezrA gene encoding septation ring formation regulator EzrA, with protein MGYIIGAIFFAVILCLVIIGYFTRNKYFKEIDRLENWKVDIANRPVPDEMSKVKQLNMTGQTEELFEQWRKSWDEIVTTQLPEVDVLLFDAEEAIDKLYFKKATTIQSEIRAILEDNEQTIKSILAELTELVGSEQKNREEMEELKSVYRESKKALLAHRHTFGSAVEAFEKQLDEMTEKFQLFEEKTENGDYLDARELVISIKERLLIISEKMQVIPKLLNECETGLPIAISELKDGYQEMVEQGYHLEHLQFEQEINRLEQEVKSFLIQLNQTDVDPVEIGMEAVKESIEQFYELLEKEVLAKHYVQKNKDDIKKALIELADQCRILNEETAYVQQIYHLAQAELEAQRKAEKQIDMLNKRHTLLEERILQQDLAQSYLAEELNELKEMIEGLAIEQSHYQEILHALRKDEMAARDKVRELKKKMAEAIRAISKSKIPGLPKEYEFLLDDAEDSIEAVVEKLGEKPLDIPTVQHFLDGAVHAVERLVNNTTEMIENVRLAEKVIQYGNRYKSKNQLVAEGLHDAEMAFREFDYKAALEQAATTIEKVEPGALKKIETMMSEKIL; from the coding sequence ATGGGATATATAATTGGGGCAATATTTTTTGCTGTAATACTATGTTTAGTAATAATTGGATATTTTACTCGAAATAAATATTTTAAAGAAATAGATCGATTGGAAAATTGGAAGGTTGATATTGCAAATCGTCCCGTCCCAGACGAAATGTCGAAGGTAAAGCAGTTAAATATGACCGGTCAGACAGAGGAGCTCTTTGAACAATGGCGAAAGAGTTGGGATGAAATTGTTACGACCCAGTTACCTGAAGTAGATGTTTTGTTGTTTGATGCGGAAGAAGCGATTGATAAATTGTACTTTAAAAAAGCTACGACTATCCAATCGGAGATCCGCGCTATTTTAGAAGATAATGAGCAAACAATTAAAAGTATTCTAGCTGAGTTAACAGAGTTAGTTGGAAGTGAGCAAAAAAACCGTGAGGAAATGGAAGAGCTAAAGTCAGTGTATCGCGAATCCAAAAAGGCGTTATTAGCTCATCGACATACGTTCGGAAGTGCAGTTGAAGCATTTGAAAAACAATTGGATGAGATGACGGAGAAATTCCAATTATTCGAAGAGAAAACGGAAAATGGCGACTATTTGGATGCCAGAGAGCTAGTCATTTCAATAAAAGAGCGCTTGTTGATTATTTCTGAAAAAATGCAAGTCATTCCAAAACTGTTAAATGAGTGCGAAACAGGATTGCCTATTGCAATAAGCGAGCTGAAGGATGGCTATCAGGAAATGGTAGAACAAGGCTACCATCTTGAACATTTGCAATTTGAACAAGAGATAAATCGTCTTGAACAAGAGGTGAAAAGTTTCTTAATTCAGCTTAATCAAACTGATGTTGATCCGGTTGAAATTGGAATGGAAGCTGTTAAGGAAAGTATCGAACAATTTTATGAACTGTTAGAAAAAGAAGTATTAGCCAAGCATTATGTTCAAAAAAATAAAGATGATATAAAGAAAGCGCTAATTGAGCTGGCAGATCAATGTAGAATTCTAAATGAAGAAACTGCATATGTTCAGCAAATTTATCATCTAGCCCAAGCAGAGCTTGAAGCACAGCGAAAAGCAGAAAAGCAAATTGATATGTTAAATAAGCGCCATACTCTTCTTGAAGAGAGAATTCTGCAGCAAGATTTGGCACAATCTTATCTTGCTGAAGAACTAAATGAGCTTAAGGAAATGATTGAAGGTCTTGCCATTGAACAATCTCACTATCAAGAAATATTGCATGCATTAAGAAAAGACGAGATGGCAGCACGAGATAAAGTAAGAGAACTGAAAAAGAAAATGGCGGAAGCAATTCGAGCTATTTCAAAAAGTAAAATTCCTGGGTTACCAAAGGAATATGAATTTTTATTAGATGATGCTGAAGATAGTATCGAAGCGGTTGTTGAAAAGCTAGGGGAGAAACCACTAGATATTCCAACTGTTCAACATTTTCTAGATGGAGCGGTCCATGCTGTTGAAAGACTTGTGAACAATACGACCGAAATGATTGAAAATGTTCGATTAGCGGAAAAGGTTATTCAATATGGCAATCGCTATAAAAGTAAAAATCAACTAGTTGCAGAAGGATTACACGATGCAGAAATGGCTTTTAGGGAATTTGATTACAAAGCAGCATTAGAGCAAGCAGCAACGACGATTGAAAAAGTTGAACCTGGTGCATTGAAGAAAATTGAAACAATGATGTCAGAAAAAATACTTTGA
- a CDS encoding cysteine desulfurase family protein: protein MIYFDNSATTKPYQDVIDSFVRVASDYFGNPSSLHQLGGMAEKLLSQARNQIAKLLNVKENEILFTSGGTESNNLAIKGTAMMYRGRGKHIITTEVEHASVRETMEQLKQLGFQVTYIKPDHDGRISVKAIEEAIRQDTILVSVIHVQNEIGTIQPINEIGSLLKDYPKILFHVDHVQGVAKVPLDIQECGIDLCSISGHKFHGLKGTGALYLREGLHISPLFSGGNQESKHRSGTENVAGMVAMAKALRLTIENNKNKRLSLEKMMKYLRSELSDIPEISVHTPEVGAAPHIINFSIIGYKAEVFVHSLAEKGVFVSTTSACSSRQAEVSKTLLAMGIPADEAKSAIRISLSYENTMQEAVEAVTAIKATINLLGEVMK, encoded by the coding sequence ATGATTTATTTTGACAATAGTGCAACGACAAAGCCTTATCAAGACGTCATTGATTCGTTTGTTCGAGTTGCATCAGATTATTTTGGAAATCCATCCTCCTTGCATCAGTTAGGTGGAATGGCAGAGAAGCTGTTGTCACAAGCTCGAAATCAAATAGCAAAGCTTTTAAATGTTAAGGAGAACGAAATCCTTTTCACCTCGGGTGGGACAGAAAGCAATAATCTTGCTATCAAAGGAACGGCAATGATGTATCGGGGTCGAGGCAAGCACATTATCACTACAGAGGTGGAACATGCATCTGTTCGTGAAACAATGGAGCAGTTAAAACAATTAGGATTCCAGGTGACGTATATTAAACCAGATCATGACGGGAGAATTTCCGTCAAAGCTATAGAAGAAGCAATTCGGCAGGATACGATTCTTGTCTCGGTTATTCATGTCCAAAACGAGATTGGAACGATTCAACCAATTAACGAAATCGGATCATTATTAAAAGATTATCCAAAGATTCTTTTTCATGTTGACCATGTGCAGGGTGTGGCAAAAGTGCCATTGGATATCCAAGAATGTGGAATCGATCTTTGTTCCATTTCGGGTCATAAATTCCATGGTTTAAAAGGCACTGGGGCATTATATTTACGTGAAGGATTGCACATTTCACCACTTTTTTCAGGTGGGAATCAAGAATCAAAGCATCGGAGCGGAACCGAGAATGTGGCCGGTATGGTGGCAATGGCGAAAGCACTTCGCTTAACAATCGAAAACAATAAAAATAAACGATTGAGCCTTGAAAAAATGATGAAATACTTAAGAAGTGAGCTAAGTGATATTCCGGAAATTTCCGTCCATACACCTGAAGTGGGTGCTGCTCCACATATTATCAATTTTTCAATTATAGGTTATAAAGCGGAGGTCTTTGTTCATTCTCTAGCTGAAAAGGGTGTATTTGTATCAACAACAAGCGCCTGCTCATCAAGACAGGCTGAGGTTAGTAAAACCTTGTTAGCGATGGGCATCCCTGCTGACGAAGCTAAAAGTGCAATTAGAATTAGCCTTTCATACGAGAATACGATGCAAGAAGCAGTTGAGGCAGTAACAGCTATTAAAGCAACTATAAATTTGTTAGGTGAGGTAATGAAATAA
- the thiI gene encoding tRNA uracil 4-sulfurtransferase ThiI, producing MNYDRIIIRYGEISTKGRNRKLFIDKLRKSIKSLLRNTPKAKIDASRDRMYILLNGEKGEEIIEGLKGIFGIQSFSPAIKVEKDIEQMKAAALSLFQQVYQPGKTFKITGKRSDKTFSLTSEDINQEFGAHLLINIDGLKVDVKKPDINLLIEIRTDAAYLSCETIRGARGLPVGSSGKGMLMLSGGIDSPVAGYLAMKRGLEIEGVHFFSPPFTSERSKQKVIDLTEKLAKVSGYVDLHIVPFTEIQQIIQKQIPENYSMTTTRRMMLRITDELRKKREGLAIITGESLGQVASQTLESMYAINEVTNTPIIRPLITIDKHDTIEIAQSIDTYEISIRPFEDCCTVFVPSSPKTKPKRDKVLHYESYFDFEPYIQKAVEGTEMIRIKIGHTNHNMSVDDLF from the coding sequence ATGAATTACGATCGAATTATTATTCGTTATGGTGAAATTTCTACAAAAGGTAGAAATCGCAAATTATTTATCGACAAATTACGAAAAAGCATCAAGTCGTTATTAAGAAATACGCCTAAGGCGAAAATTGATGCAAGTCGCGACCGGATGTATATATTATTGAATGGTGAAAAGGGAGAAGAAATTATCGAGGGTTTAAAAGGAATCTTTGGCATTCAATCCTTTAGCCCCGCGATTAAAGTGGAAAAGGATATCGAGCAAATGAAAGCTGCCGCCTTGTCTCTTTTTCAACAGGTATATCAGCCGGGGAAAACGTTTAAAATTACCGGGAAGCGCTCCGATAAGACTTTTTCGTTAACGTCTGAAGATATTAACCAGGAATTTGGAGCACATCTACTCATTAACATTGACGGGTTAAAGGTTGATGTGAAAAAACCAGATATTAATTTATTAATCGAAATTCGTACAGATGCGGCCTATTTATCGTGTGAAACGATACGTGGTGCCAGGGGGTTGCCAGTTGGCTCTAGTGGAAAAGGAATGTTAATGCTTTCTGGTGGAATCGATAGTCCTGTTGCTGGATATTTAGCAATGAAACGAGGCTTAGAAATTGAAGGGGTTCACTTTTTTAGTCCTCCATTTACAAGCGAGCGGTCAAAGCAAAAGGTTATTGACTTAACAGAAAAGCTTGCCAAAGTGAGTGGTTATGTTGATCTTCACATCGTTCCTTTCACGGAAATCCAACAAATCATTCAAAAACAAATTCCTGAGAACTATTCAATGACAACGACAAGACGAATGATGCTGAGAATAACAGATGAGTTGCGAAAAAAACGCGAAGGGCTTGCAATTATTACGGGTGAAAGCTTAGGTCAGGTTGCCAGTCAAACGCTTGAAAGCATGTATGCGATTAATGAAGTAACGAATACACCTATTATTCGTCCGCTTATTACCATTGATAAACACGATACAATCGAGATTGCTCAAAGCATTGACACATATGAAATTTCAATTAGACCATTTGAGGATTGCTGTACAGTTTTTGTCCCTTCTTCACCAAAGACAAAGCCAAAACGGGACAAGGTTCTTCACTATGAAAGCTATTTTGATTTTGAGCCGTATATTCAAAAAGCTGTTGAAGGTACCGAAATGATTCGCATAAAAATCGGACACACAAACCATAATATGTCAGTGGACGACTTGTTCTAA